In Arthrobacter sp. SLBN-112, a genomic segment contains:
- a CDS encoding CsbD family protein has product MGLGDKIDNAAEKAGGKAKEAAGTATGDESLRTEGQADQAKGDLKQAGEKVKDAFKH; this is encoded by the coding sequence ATGGGACTGGGCGACAAGATTGATAACGCTGCCGAGAAGGCAGGCGGCAAGGCCAAGGAAGCCGCGGGCACGGCCACGGGCGATGAGAGCCTGCGGACCGAAGGCCAGGCAGACCAGGCCAAGGGTGATTTGAAGCAGGCCGGAGAAAAGGTCAAGGACGCCTTCAAGCACTAA